Proteins from a single region of Sphingomonas sp.:
- the pbpC gene encoding penicillin-binding protein 1C: MRGWKESEVWRERLKRAVRWIDDTPERLHGWFGRQREAWRERGWRGVITPRRIVLGSSAVLLAGFTTLWWTTLPPAMPGYAAVRGHWQASEAWLYDRNGRLIDSTRVDYRARRLAWVKLEDVSQVARDVLVAAEDRRFRSHGGIDWLATLGSVRARLSGQRARGASTLSMQVAAYLAPELSAPGSRGLIDKLRQMRAGDALDGAWSKDQILEAYLNLAGFRGEAQGIGAAALGLFGKTPAALSRDDALLLAALLPDPRAGATKVAARACALSHDKDCSRFAGAAASMLGPARSLALDPGLAPHLSARLLTVPGAKVTTTLDLNIQRVAIAALKRQLQGLGGTRARDGAAVVVDNATGDVLAYVGGIGGESTAPAVDGAAAYRQAGSTLKPFLYAQAIEKGYLTAASILDDSPVQLDTASGLYVPQNYDKAFKGPVSARIALAGSLNVPAVRTLLLVGVDPFRDRLWDTGYRGLVEDGQYYGYSLALGSAEVTLMEQVAAYRSLAMGGRWSPLRIVSTDKREALRGVTTPQAAWIVADMLADPNARAGTFGIDSALRLPFWAGAKTGTSKAMRDNWCIGFSDRFTVGVWVGNLEGDPMRAVSGTSGAAPVWRDLMMALHQERAGKAPARPPGIEERAIAFEGGIEQPRREYFIAGTALSRVAAVPAAARRPRIVNPVGGSVYALDPDIPRDNQRLAVSVTGEVLGHRLVLDNREIGSAESRPLILAPRGQHRLRLIDLGGRTVDQVIFTIR, from the coding sequence ATGCGCGGCTGGAAAGAATCCGAAGTCTGGCGAGAGCGGCTCAAGCGCGCCGTCCGCTGGATCGACGACACGCCCGAGCGGTTGCACGGCTGGTTCGGACGGCAGCGCGAGGCCTGGCGGGAGCGCGGCTGGCGCGGGGTGATCACGCCCCGGCGAATCGTGCTCGGGTCCAGCGCGGTGCTGCTGGCGGGCTTCACGACCTTGTGGTGGACGACGCTGCCGCCGGCGATGCCGGGCTATGCGGCGGTACGCGGGCATTGGCAGGCATCCGAGGCATGGCTCTATGACCGTAATGGCCGGCTGATCGATTCGACGCGCGTCGATTATCGGGCGCGGCGGCTGGCATGGGTGAAACTGGAGGATGTGTCGCAGGTCGCGCGCGACGTGCTCGTCGCGGCCGAGGACCGGCGGTTTCGCTCCCATGGCGGGATCGACTGGCTGGCGACGTTGGGATCGGTGCGCGCGCGGCTTTCCGGGCAGCGGGCGCGCGGGGCCTCGACGCTGTCGATGCAGGTCGCGGCGTATCTCGCGCCCGAGCTTTCCGCGCCGGGCAGCCGCGGGCTGATCGACAAGCTCCGCCAGATGCGCGCGGGTGATGCGCTCGACGGGGCGTGGAGCAAGGACCAGATCCTAGAGGCCTATCTCAACCTTGCCGGGTTTCGCGGCGAGGCGCAGGGGATCGGCGCGGCGGCGCTCGGCCTGTTCGGCAAGACGCCGGCCGCGCTCAGTCGCGACGACGCGCTGCTGCTCGCCGCCTTGCTCCCCGATCCGCGCGCCGGGGCGACCAAGGTGGCGGCGCGAGCCTGCGCGCTCAGCCACGACAAGGATTGCAGCCGGTTCGCGGGGGCGGCGGCATCGATGCTCGGGCCGGCGCGCAGCCTCGCGCTCGATCCGGGGCTGGCGCCGCATCTCAGCGCGCGGCTGCTGACGGTGCCGGGCGCCAAGGTGACGACGACGCTCGATCTCAACATCCAGCGCGTGGCGATCGCGGCGCTAAAGCGGCAGCTACAGGGGCTGGGTGGGACCCGCGCCCGCGACGGCGCGGCGGTGGTGGTCGATAACGCGACCGGCGATGTGCTGGCCTATGTCGGCGGGATCGGCGGCGAATCGACGGCGCCGGCGGTGGATGGCGCCGCCGCCTATCGCCAGGCGGGATCGACGTTAAAGCCGTTCCTCTACGCGCAGGCCATCGAGAAGGGTTACCTCACCGCCGCTTCGATCCTCGACGATTCGCCCGTCCAGCTCGACACCGCGTCGGGGCTCTACGTTCCTCAGAATTACGACAAGGCGTTCAAGGGTCCGGTATCGGCGCGGATCGCTCTGGCGGGGTCGCTCAACGTGCCGGCGGTGCGGACCTTGCTGCTCGTCGGAGTCGATCCGTTTCGCGACCGGTTGTGGGATACCGGCTATCGCGGGTTGGTCGAGGACGGGCAATATTATGGCTATTCGCTGGCGCTCGGCTCGGCGGAAGTGACGCTAATGGAGCAGGTCGCGGCCTATCGCAGCCTGGCGATGGGCGGGCGCTGGAGTCCGCTGCGGATCGTTTCGACCGACAAGCGCGAAGCCCTGCGCGGCGTGACCACCCCGCAGGCTGCATGGATCGTCGCCGACATGCTCGCCGATCCCAATGCGCGTGCTGGCACGTTCGGGATCGATTCGGCGCTGCGGCTGCCCTTCTGGGCGGGGGCAAAGACGGGGACGTCGAAGGCGATGCGAGACAATTGGTGTATCGGCTTCTCCGACCGCTTCACCGTCGGCGTATGGGTCGGCAATCTCGAAGGCGATCCGATGCGCGCGGTATCGGGCACCAGCGGCGCGGCACCGGTGTGGCGCGACCTGATGATGGCGTTGCATCAGGAACGAGCGGGGAAGGCGCCGGCGCGGCCTCCGGGGATCGAGGAGCGCGCGATCGCCTTCGAAGGCGGCATCGAGCAGCCGCGGCGCGAATATTTCATCGCGGGGACCGCGCTCAGCCGGGTCGCGGCCGTGCCGGCGGCGGCGCGGCGGCCGCGGATCGTCAATCCGGTCGGCGGCAGTGTCTATGCCCTCGATCCCGACATTCCGCGCGACAATCAGCGGCTGGCGGTTTCGGTGACCGGCGAGGTGCTCGGACACCGGCTGGTGCTCGACAACCGCGAGATCGGATCGGCCGAATCGCGGCCGCTGATTCTGGCGCCGCGCGGCCAGCACCGGCTGCGGCTCATCGACCTGGGTGGGCGCACCGTCGATCAGGTGATTTTCACGATCCGGTGA
- the bamE gene encoding outer membrane protein assembly factor BamE — MSIPVRALGAALLAAALGTSACAPVRTHQGYVIDKELVDAIQPGVDNRESVLQTLGRPTLTSQFNEGEWYYVSRESSNLGFQSPKAKTQETLRVRFDAKGNVVAVDRTGAELIASIDPYGKTTPTLGRKRSFFQDLFGNIGTVGAPGAGPAGGSGQ, encoded by the coding sequence ATGTCGATTCCCGTCCGTGCGCTTGGCGCCGCCCTGCTGGCCGCCGCTCTCGGCACCTCCGCCTGCGCGCCTGTGCGCACGCACCAGGGCTATGTGATCGACAAGGAGCTGGTCGATGCGATCCAGCCCGGCGTCGATAATCGCGAATCGGTGCTGCAGACGCTCGGCCGCCCGACATTGACCAGCCAGTTCAACGAAGGCGAATGGTATTACGTCTCACGCGAGAGCAGCAATCTCGGCTTCCAGAGCCCCAAGGCGAAGACCCAGGAGACGCTGCGTGTCCGCTTCGACGCCAAGGGTAACGTCGTCGCCGTCGACCGCACCGGCGCCGAGCTGATCGCGTCGATCGATCCCTATGGCAAGACCACCCCGACGCTGGGCCGCAAGCGCAGCTTCTTCCAGGATCTGTTCGGCAATATCGGCACCGTCGGCGCGCCAGGCGCCGGCCCGGCGGGCGGCTCGGGCCAGTAA
- a CDS encoding MG2 domain-containing protein, with product MKLVARLGILALVAAPFGAIAAFGDSSPQVEMATPGVGNGAIERFTARFNTAMVPLGDPRAASPFTVECPIGGEGRWVDQQTFVYEFASPLPGGITCKFKNRDKLKSLSGYAVVGQSEFTVDSGGPIAREVLPSRYGSEIEEDQVFLVSANLAPDPASVAANAYCAVDGVGEKIPVDVLPADTAPKLLADLGTDRWEVQSFLNDSGLPQALPAAAEDRARALASVVALKCRRPLPPGRDVAVVWGKDIKSASGRAAGADQRFDFTVRKPFAARFECSRVNPQAGCNPVKDAWVRFSAPIAKAQAEAVRITLPDGKQLTPIFNDDDKNKAFVGDLKFKAPLPAALTAKLSLPGDVVDESGRKLSNAERFPLDVKFDAPPPLVKFAADFGIIEAKAGVPTLPVTVRNVEAELGGSRMDVGGQSLKVEGGDGEIAKWLRALDDAAEDKSDEVKQGKETVTINQTGAKPLLTPATGKPFKLGLPGKGKEFEVVGIPLEKPGFYIVELASPMLGQALLGRNAPRYVAAGALVTNMSVHFKWGREQSLVWVTALDTGAGVSADVQVTDSCTGQVLAKGKSDASGRLTVPAGLPEPETYASCENGNNSPLMISARSGDDFSFTLTEWGQGIRPYDFDLNYGYSAAEDVFHTVFDRALVRQGETIHMKHIVRKPIAAGFGMSPAFTGKLRLSHRGSDTNYDLPLTIDANGVGETEWTAPAGAKMGDYDVQVLVKQGGEDKTIWTQQSFKVDEYKLPTMRATVNGPKEAAVRPASLPLDLFVGYLSGGGAANLPVELRVGYYNSSDTPDGYEGYSFGGRAMTEGTKPMDGEGEDETVQLPPTQTLPVSLGGDGTARTTVEVPQTFEQRTSMAIEMDYQDANGQILTASRRIPIYTSAVQLGIKTDGWLMKQDDLRLRFVALDTSGKPLANQSVSVELYSREILTARRRLIGGFYAYDNQMKTTRLSSTCSATTDAQGLAQCALDPGVSGEVYAVATTKDANGNVARATQSVWLVGDDDWWFGGDNGDRMDVIPEKTSYKAGETAKFQVRMPFRDATALVTVEREGVLSSFVVGLTGKDPVIEVPMPAAYAPDVFVSVMAVRGRVSGWSQWTADLAKNWGMPFSKDGPSETATVDLAKPAYRLGIAKVKVGWEGHKLDVAVKADKATYGARNTAAVDVTVKTPDGKPAATADVAFAAVDEALLQLAPNDSWDVLTAMMGDRPISVLTSTAQTQVVGKRHYGKKAVEAGGGGGGDLSGLNRENFQPVLLWKGKVALDTNGHARIDVPLNDALSSFKLVAIATDGAQLFGTGSASVRTSQDLSIYAGVPQLVRTGDTFGGMFTLRNGSSKPMKVTATVELSPKVATGKALTVEIPAGGAAPVVWNLTAPASAGQVTWTVSARSEDGKATDRVTTVQEIIPAVPVETWAASLARIDGGTSFSIAPPAGALPGFGMVEVSLADTLAPPLQGVRDYMAAYPYSCLEQRTSKAIALGDTGAWNLIAGEMPAYLDNDGLLRYFPGDWPGSESLTAYILAITSEAGLPLPEGPRAKMIEALKGVLDGRLRHEDYGDVRLQRLAAFNALARAGAATPNMVGQVGIGVAEMPTSSLADYAVALGKVSGLANGQQLRLDAEATLRKRLVYEGTRIDISDKGNMPWWLMASDDEAAIKALLSTLGRPGWQDDTAKMMVGLAMRQQRGHWDTTPANAWGTIAARKFMAAYPAEAIAGITTATLGSATVSRSWPLLEPQRLFTLPLPAQTTPLALTQSGGAGPWAFVRVKAAVPLTQPLMAGYKATRKVEAVKQAVPNAWTRGDVVKVTISVEASAERNWVVINDPVPTGATIVGNLGGQSEMLGSQGGTSDGVSPSYIERGREAWRAYYGWVPRGSFTISYVMRLDAAGTFSLPATRIEAMYSPEIRAQIPNQPMVVAQR from the coding sequence ATGAAGCTCGTTGCTCGGCTCGGGATATTGGCGCTTGTCGCCGCACCGTTTGGAGCGATCGCCGCCTTTGGCGACAGCAGCCCGCAAGTCGAAATGGCGACACCCGGCGTGGGCAATGGCGCGATCGAGCGCTTCACCGCTCGCTTCAACACGGCGATGGTGCCGCTCGGCGATCCGCGCGCGGCTTCGCCCTTCACGGTTGAATGTCCGATCGGCGGCGAGGGCCGCTGGGTCGATCAGCAGACCTTCGTCTACGAGTTCGCCAGCCCGCTCCCCGGCGGCATCACCTGCAAGTTCAAGAACCGCGACAAGCTCAAGAGCCTGTCGGGCTATGCCGTGGTCGGCCAGTCGGAATTCACGGTCGATAGCGGCGGGCCGATCGCCCGCGAAGTGCTGCCGAGCCGCTATGGCAGCGAGATCGAGGAAGACCAGGTCTTCCTCGTCTCGGCCAATCTCGCTCCCGATCCGGCGTCGGTCGCGGCCAACGCCTATTGCGCGGTGGACGGCGTCGGCGAGAAAATTCCGGTCGATGTGCTGCCGGCGGATACCGCGCCGAAATTGCTCGCCGATCTCGGCACCGATCGCTGGGAAGTGCAGAGCTTCCTGAACGATTCGGGCTTGCCGCAGGCGCTGCCCGCCGCCGCCGAGGATCGCGCCAGGGCGCTCGCCAGCGTCGTCGCGCTCAAGTGCCGCCGTCCGCTGCCGCCTGGTCGCGATGTCGCGGTCGTCTGGGGCAAGGACATCAAGAGCGCGTCGGGCCGCGCCGCCGGCGCCGATCAGCGTTTCGACTTCACTGTGCGCAAGCCGTTCGCGGCGCGCTTCGAATGCTCGCGGGTCAATCCGCAGGCGGGCTGCAACCCGGTCAAGGATGCCTGGGTGCGCTTCTCCGCGCCGATCGCCAAGGCGCAGGCCGAAGCGGTGCGGATCACCCTGCCCGACGGCAAGCAGCTGACCCCGATCTTCAACGACGATGACAAGAACAAGGCGTTTGTCGGCGACCTCAAGTTCAAGGCGCCGTTGCCGGCCGCGCTCACCGCCAAGCTGAGTCTGCCGGGTGATGTGGTGGATGAGAGCGGACGCAAGCTTTCCAACGCAGAACGCTTCCCGCTCGACGTGAAGTTCGATGCACCACCGCCGCTGGTGAAATTCGCCGCCGACTTCGGCATCATCGAAGCGAAGGCGGGCGTGCCGACGCTGCCGGTCACGGTGCGCAACGTCGAGGCCGAGCTGGGCGGCAGCCGCATGGATGTCGGCGGACAGAGCCTCAAGGTCGAGGGCGGTGACGGCGAGATCGCCAAATGGCTGCGCGCGCTCGACGATGCCGCCGAGGATAAATCCGACGAGGTCAAGCAGGGCAAGGAAACGGTCACCATCAATCAGACCGGCGCCAAGCCGTTGCTGACGCCGGCCACCGGCAAGCCGTTCAAGCTCGGCCTGCCGGGCAAGGGCAAGGAATTCGAAGTCGTCGGGATTCCGCTGGAGAAGCCCGGATTCTATATCGTCGAGCTGGCATCGCCGATGCTGGGACAGGCGCTGCTCGGTCGCAACGCGCCGCGCTATGTCGCGGCCGGCGCGCTCGTCACCAATATGAGCGTGCATTTCAAATGGGGCCGCGAGCAGTCGCTGGTCTGGGTGACCGCGCTCGATACCGGCGCGGGGGTCAGCGCCGATGTGCAGGTGACCGACAGCTGCACGGGGCAGGTGCTCGCCAAGGGAAAGAGCGATGCCTCGGGACGCTTGACCGTCCCCGCCGGGCTGCCCGAGCCGGAGACCTATGCGAGTTGCGAGAACGGTAACAATTCCCCGCTGATGATCTCGGCGCGCAGCGGCGACGATTTCAGCTTCACCCTCACCGAATGGGGTCAGGGGATCCGCCCGTACGACTTCGATTTGAATTATGGCTACAGCGCCGCCGAGGACGTGTTCCACACCGTCTTCGATCGCGCCCTCGTCCGGCAGGGCGAAACGATCCACATGAAGCATATCGTCCGCAAGCCGATCGCCGCCGGCTTCGGCATGTCGCCGGCCTTCACCGGCAAACTGCGCCTGTCGCACCGCGGATCGGACACCAATTACGATCTGCCGCTGACCATCGACGCCAATGGCGTCGGCGAGACCGAATGGACCGCGCCGGCGGGCGCCAAGATGGGCGATTACGATGTCCAGGTGCTCGTCAAGCAGGGCGGCGAGGACAAGACGATCTGGACGCAGCAATCGTTCAAGGTCGATGAATACAAGCTGCCGACGATGCGCGCGACGGTGAACGGGCCGAAAGAGGCCGCGGTACGGCCGGCCTCGCTGCCGCTGGACCTTTTCGTCGGCTATCTCTCGGGCGGCGGCGCGGCCAATCTGCCGGTCGAGCTGCGCGTCGGCTATTACAATAGCAGCGACACGCCCGACGGTTATGAAGGCTATAGCTTTGGCGGCCGGGCGATGACCGAAGGCACCAAGCCGATGGACGGCGAGGGCGAGGACGAAACCGTCCAGTTGCCGCCGACCCAGACGCTGCCGGTCAGCTTGGGCGGCGACGGCACGGCGCGGACCACGGTGGAGGTACCGCAGACCTTCGAGCAGCGCACCTCGATGGCGATCGAGATGGATTATCAGGACGCCAACGGCCAGATCCTGACCGCGTCGCGGCGCATCCCGATCTATACGTCCGCAGTCCAGCTTGGCATCAAGACCGATGGCTGGCTGATGAAGCAGGACGATCTGCGCCTGCGCTTCGTCGCGCTCGATACCTCGGGCAAGCCGCTCGCCAACCAGTCGGTCTCGGTCGAGCTCTACAGCCGCGAGATATTGACCGCACGGCGGCGGCTGATCGGCGGCTTCTACGCCTATGACAACCAGATGAAGACGACGCGGCTGAGCAGCACCTGCTCGGCGACCACCGACGCGCAGGGGCTGGCCCAGTGCGCGCTCGATCCGGGCGTATCGGGCGAAGTCTATGCGGTGGCGACCACGAAGGATGCCAACGGCAATGTCGCGCGTGCCACCCAGTCGGTGTGGCTGGTCGGCGACGACGACTGGTGGTTTGGCGGCGACAATGGCGACCGCATGGACGTCATTCCCGAAAAGACCTCGTACAAGGCCGGCGAGACCGCGAAATTCCAGGTCCGGATGCCGTTCCGCGACGCGACCGCGCTGGTGACCGTCGAGCGCGAAGGCGTGCTTTCGAGCTTCGTCGTCGGGCTGACGGGCAAGGATCCGGTGATCGAAGTGCCGATGCCGGCCGCCTACGCCCCCGATGTGTTCGTATCGGTGATGGCGGTGCGCGGGCGCGTCTCGGGCTGGAGCCAGTGGACCGCCGACCTCGCCAAGAACTGGGGCATGCCGTTCTCGAAGGACGGGCCGAGCGAGACGGCGACGGTCGATCTCGCCAAGCCCGCCTATCGCCTCGGCATCGCCAAGGTGAAGGTCGGCTGGGAAGGGCATAAGCTCGATGTCGCGGTGAAGGCCGACAAGGCGACCTATGGCGCGCGCAACACCGCGGCGGTCGACGTTACGGTCAAGACCCCTGACGGCAAGCCGGCGGCGACTGCGGACGTCGCGTTCGCGGCGGTCGATGAGGCGTTGCTCCAGCTCGCGCCGAACGACAGCTGGGATGTGCTGACCGCAATGATGGGCGATCGCCCGATCTCGGTGCTGACCTCGACCGCGCAGACGCAGGTCGTCGGCAAAAGGCATTACGGCAAGAAGGCGGTCGAGGCCGGCGGCGGCGGTGGCGGCGATCTCTCCGGGCTCAACCGCGAGAATTTCCAGCCGGTCTTGCTGTGGAAGGGCAAGGTCGCGCTCGATACCAATGGCCATGCCCGCATCGACGTGCCGCTCAACGATGCGCTGTCGTCGTTCAAGCTGGTCGCGATCGCCACCGATGGCGCGCAACTGTTCGGCACCGGATCCGCCAGCGTCAGAACCTCGCAGGATCTGTCGATCTATGCCGGCGTGCCGCAGCTTGTTCGTACCGGCGATACGTTCGGCGGCATGTTCACGCTGCGCAACGGTTCGAGCAAGCCGATGAAGGTGACCGCTACGGTCGAGCTCAGCCCCAAGGTGGCGACGGGCAAGGCGCTGACGGTCGAGATTCCGGCGGGCGGCGCCGCGCCGGTGGTGTGGAACCTGACCGCGCCGGCCTCGGCGGGGCAGGTGACCTGGACGGTCTCGGCGCGCTCCGAAGACGGCAAGGCGACCGACAGGGTGACGACCGTGCAGGAGATCATTCCCGCGGTTCCGGTCGAGACCTGGGCGGCGAGCCTGGCGCGGATCGACGGCGGGACCAGCTTCTCGATCGCACCGCCGGCGGGCGCGTTGCCCGGCTTCGGGATGGTCGAGGTCAGCCTCGCCGATACGCTCGCGCCGCCGCTGCAGGGCGTGCGCGACTATATGGCGGCCTATCCCTATAGCTGTCTCGAGCAACGCACGTCGAAGGCGATCGCGCTGGGCGATACCGGCGCGTGGAACCTGATCGCCGGCGAGATGCCCGCCTATCTCGATAATGACGGACTGCTGCGCTACTTCCCGGGCGACTGGCCGGGTTCGGAATCGCTGACCGCCTATATCCTCGCCATCACCTCGGAAGCGGGCCTGCCGCTTCCCGAAGGGCCGCGCGCCAAGATGATCGAGGCGCTGAAGGGCGTGCTCGACGGGCGGCTTCGCCATGAGGATTATGGCGATGTCCGTCTCCAGCGGCTGGCGGCGTTCAATGCGCTGGCGCGCGCGGGCGCGGCAACCCCCAACATGGTCGGCCAGGTCGGGATCGGCGTGGCGGAAATGCCGACATCGTCGCTCGCCGATTATGCGGTGGCGCTCGGCAAGGTGTCTGGCCTTGCCAATGGCCAGCAGCTTCGCCTCGACGCCGAAGCCACGCTGCGCAAGCGCCTGGTCTATGAGGGCACGCGGATCGACATCTCGGACAAGGGCAATATGCCGTGGTGGCTGATGGCCTCCGACGACGAAGCGGCGATCAAGGCGCTGTTGTCGACGCTCGGCCGCCCCGGCTGGCAGGACGATACCGCCAAGATGATGGTCGGCCTCGCCATGCGCCAGCAGCGCGGCCATTGGGATACGACGCCGGCCAATGCCTGGGGCACGATCGCCGCGCGCAAGTTCATGGCGGCGTATCCGGCCGAGGCGATCGCCGGGATCACGACGGCGACGCTCGGCAGCGCGACGGTCAGCCGCAGCTGGCCGCTGCTCGAGCCGCAGCGGCTGTTCACGCTGCCGCTGCCCGCGCAGACCACCCCGCTGGCGCTGACCCAGTCGGGCGGCGCCGGACCGTGGGCGTTCGTTCGGGTCAAGGCGGCGGTGCCGCTGACCCAGCCGCTGATGGCCGGATACAAGGCGACCAGGAAAGTCGAGGCGGTCAAGCAGGCGGTGCCGAACGCGTGGACGCGCGGTGACGTCGTCAAGGTCACGATCAGCGTCGAAGCCTCGGCCGAGCGCAACTGGGTTGTGATCAACGATCCGGTGCCGACCGGCGCGACGATCGTCGGCAATCTCGGCGGCCAGTCCGAGATGCTCGGCAGCCAGGGCGGGACCAGCGACGGCGTATCCCCAAGCTATATCGAGCGCGGACGCGAAGCGTGGCGGGCCTATTATGGCTGGGTGCCGCGCGGCAGCTTCACCATCTCCTATGTGATGCGGCTCGATGCGGCTGGGACGTTCAGCCTGCCGGCGACGCGGATCGAGGCGATGTACTCGCCCGAGATCCGCGCGCAGATCCCGAACCAGCCGATGGTGGTCGCCCAGCGGTGA
- a CDS encoding glycosyl transferase family protein has translation MDGGIWIAAIDAAAREATLFAAVWFLVGGLDDLAIDVIYAARRLKARLRPPRGTPSPEDAPPPGRIAVFIPAWDESAVIGAMLHTALARFDHGDYLLYVGTYPNDRATIEAVAVVARDDHRVRLVIGAEAGPTTKADCLNALWRAMLRDEIAERAPVSAVVLHDAEDVVHPLELRVYAQWLRRYAAVQLPVLPLPHPRSRFVAGHYCDEFAEAHAKSLVVRQALGAGMPLAGVGCAVRREMLERIADARGGVPFDATSLTEDYELGLTVAAMGGETALARVAERPGGRPVAVRAYFPDTLGGAVRQKARWLNGIALAGWDRIGWGHAGDIGDHWMRMRDRRATLAMPVLAIAYGALVIWGTSVGAHIFASSPPPALPPLMQALLWVNIALLGWRLLVRALFVWRGYGWREAMWSVPRVFIGNIIALLAARRALLAYVTMLAGATPRWDKTDHQFPDHPERVTA, from the coding sequence GTGGATGGGGGAATCTGGATCGCGGCGATCGATGCCGCCGCGCGCGAGGCGACACTGTTCGCGGCGGTGTGGTTCCTGGTCGGCGGGCTCGACGATCTCGCGATCGATGTGATCTACGCCGCGCGGCGGCTCAAGGCGCGGCTGCGCCCGCCGCGCGGCACGCCCTCGCCGGAGGACGCGCCGCCACCGGGCCGGATCGCGGTGTTCATTCCCGCATGGGACGAATCAGCGGTGATCGGCGCGATGCTACACACCGCGCTCGCCCGCTTCGATCATGGCGACTATCTTCTCTATGTCGGCACCTATCCCAACGATCGCGCCACGATCGAAGCCGTCGCGGTGGTCGCTCGCGACGATCATCGCGTCCGGCTGGTGATCGGCGCGGAGGCAGGGCCGACCACCAAGGCCGATTGCCTCAATGCGCTGTGGCGAGCGATGCTCCGCGACGAAATTGCCGAGCGCGCGCCGGTCTCGGCGGTCGTGCTCCACGATGCCGAGGATGTCGTCCACCCGCTGGAACTACGCGTCTACGCGCAATGGCTGCGGCGCTACGCCGCGGTCCAGCTGCCGGTGCTGCCGCTCCCGCATCCGCGCTCGCGCTTCGTCGCCGGGCATTATTGCGACGAATTCGCCGAAGCGCATGCCAAGTCGCTGGTCGTCCGTCAGGCATTGGGCGCGGGAATGCCGCTCGCCGGGGTCGGCTGCGCGGTGCGCCGCGAGATGCTCGAGCGGATCGCCGATGCGCGCGGCGGCGTGCCCTTCGATGCGACCAGCCTGACCGAGGATTACGAACTGGGGCTGACGGTGGCGGCGATGGGCGGCGAAACCGCGCTCGCCCGCGTCGCCGAGCGGCCGGGCGGACGTCCGGTCGCGGTGCGCGCCTATTTCCCCGACACGCTGGGCGGAGCAGTGCGGCAAAAGGCGCGCTGGTTGAATGGCATCGCGCTGGCCGGATGGGACCGTATCGGCTGGGGCCATGCCGGTGATATCGGCGATCACTGGATGCGGATGCGCGACCGCCGCGCGACGCTGGCGATGCCGGTGCTGGCGATCGCCTATGGCGCGCTGGTGATCTGGGGCACCTCGGTCGGCGCGCATATCTTTGCGAGCAGTCCCCCGCCCGCATTGCCCCCGCTGATGCAGGCATTATTGTGGGTCAATATCGCCTTGCTCGGCTGGCGTTTGCTCGTCCGCGCACTGTTCGTCTGGCGCGGCTATGGCTGGCGCGAGGCGATGTGGTCGGTGCCGCGCGTCTTTATTGGCAATATCATCGCCTTGCTCGCGGCGCGGCGAGCGTTGCTGGCGTATGTGACGATGCTGGCCGGCGCGACGCCGCGCTGGGACAAGACCGATCATCAGTTCCCGGACCATCCTGAGCGCGTAACCGCGTGA